A window of the Fusarium poae strain DAOMC 252244 chromosome 3, whole genome shotgun sequence genome harbors these coding sequences:
- the PEX6 gene encoding peroxisomal assembly protein (BUSCO:1801at5125), which produces MASSSQLASTTVKRRNRRRRQDKPAIAAKLILDDHIKSDVGIVSEDIFRDLFPHLASAQLYQGATEDVHHIAIAPWQPNANPTESPWSIVPIIESSAIAPSTVRFSPSSASLQSFAVTLQQVAPSKLSSHSRGGIEILVLDVAPVPLETVFVSLESELTKRLENGEGTFYRDHPASSKEKGAGSTPDDRLVASLRAALSSLKVVHAGDLFPLPLPPHPLTHVPPNPGKIMLCEPVAQGVLTESTKIILMRGRVHTKQIRRVASMTASQQLNGLPEDEDDTSTDQFYSAAEDRDKSGMMTEDMESATETEPDMSDFENEDELSDDSMDDMISLQAPTLPTTNASGVSTLQPGTPMTVGTLRGRKTNGITTPGSVFSNFTATTARPDRPRGRLFKAQGLMEQIPADILHPKPSVEDDEEARIYVDVTSLSRIGCFSGDWVRIEAAEEPPANGFGAFGLGSFGQAEPEPAKWRPVRVYGLPEGYSQRPMTRIPSAKHGERRLSFFESQIQRPASPTAYASPILLANLDDAPYLRLAPLKKASYQGKGTIPRFTSAARPPYARDITIHHIRTPISAERAFQTAVLGGLKRYFAQKIRLVRSGDLIAVPVDAELGRTLQEMPGAGGSEVDDVMALTVGGQETGKQPSKFDSVAWFKVGHIQIQKSDEDEDGSAEAFWGSVACIDSSSVAMHGSGFETSRIPGIKQSTWQYYLGLKKTPKKPSETTPAPIQEPELSYVSPLRRQLRELIAAATSARAIHLKMPPVAVLLTSTHRNIGKSTLASGACSDMGLHTYTIDAYDILSEGSGSGSDVKTEGFLRTRAERAMSCGSDCCALLVQHIEALTADRIEATIKEILEDTRVLIATTNEVDKVPDGVRALFTHELEMTAPDEAERESILKTIISDRGVSLEPSIDLNSIALKTAALVAGDLVDVVERASIAQQSRLEQLSAKNTHDNTIITVRDVQVAGGPLARCLTKSDFEIAVEAARKNFSDSIGAPKIPNVTWDDVGGLNNVKEAVTETIQLPLERPELFAKGMKKRSGILFYGPPGTGKTLLAKAIATEYSLNFFSVKGPELLNMYIGESEANVRRVFQRARDARPCVVFFDELDSVAPKRGNQGDSGGVMDRIVSQLLAELDGMSGGDDGGGGVFVVGATNRPDLLDPALLRPGRFDKMLYLGVSDTNDKQQTILEALTRKFTLHPSVSLASVAEKLPFTYTGADFYALCSDAMLKAVTRQATAVDNKIRAINADPETHHPISTAYYFDHYATPEDIAVMVQEQDFLAANDELIPSVSAGELAHYEHVRATFEGVREKEKDDKPAPVQRAVSGASTSSKGKGKAVASGSSKGKGKGIALTSDDEIDEEDEVDDMNGQSKGKGKAPMGFQDGTASDDDGLY; this is translated from the exons ATGGCGTCGTCTTCACAACTAGCTTCAACTACAGTCAAGCGAAGAAATCGCAGACGTCGCCAAGATAAGCCGGCCATTGCTGCCAAACTCATCCTCGACGATCATATCAAGAGCGATGTCGGCATTGTGTCCGAAGACATATTCCGCGACCTCTTCCCTCACCTAGCTAGCG CTCAACTCTACCAAGGCGCCACCGAGGATGTCCACCACATTGCGATCGCTCCATGGCAACCGAACGCGAACCCTACCGAAAGCCCGTGGTCGATCGTACCAATTATAGAGTCTTCCGCGATTGCGCCGTCGACGGTCCGGTTCTCACCATCTTCTGCCTCCCTGCAGAGCTTTGCCGTAACCCTGCAACAAGTTGCGCCATCCAAGCTATCGAGCCACAGCCGTGGTGGAATCGAAATTCTGGTCCTCGATGTTGCGCCTGTACCTCTCGAGACCGTCTTCGTGAGCTTGGAGAGCGAATTGACAAAGAGACTTGAAAATGGAGAGGGAACATTCTACAGAGATCACCCCGCAAGCTCCAAGGAGAAAGGCGCCGGTTCGACGCCCGATGACCGGCTTGTGGCTTCCCTGAGGGCTGCCCTGAGCAGTCTCAAGGTTGTCCACGCTGGTGATCTGTTTCCGCTTCCTCTGCCACCACACCCGCTCACTCATGTGCCTCCTAATCCCGGAAAAATCATGCTGTGTGAACCTGTTGCTCAAGGTGTCTTGACGGAGTCGACCAAAATCATTCTTATGCGTGGTCGCGTCCATACAAAGCAGATCCGCCGTGTTGCTTCCATGACTGCGAGCCAACAACTAAATGGCCTGcctgaggacgaggacgataCCAGTACAGATCAATTCTACTCTGCTGCCGAGGATCGCGACAAGTCAGGAATGATGACAGAAGACATGGAATCAGCCACCGAGACGGAGCCAGATATGTCAGATTTTGAGAACGAGGATGAGCTGTCGGACGATTCTATGGATGACATGATCTCTTTACAAGCGCCTACGCTACCAACAACCAATGCTAGTGGTGTATCGACATTACAGCCTGGAACGCCAATGACTGTAGGAACGCTTCGCGGTAGAAAGACGAACGGAATCACAACCCCCGGCTCTGTTTTCTCGAATTTCACTGCGACTACTGCTCGACCAGATAGGCCCCGAGGCCGCCTGTTCAAGGCCCAAGGTTTGATGGAGCAGATCCCCGCAGACATTTTACACCCAAAGCCATCAGTagaagacgacgaggaagCGCGCATCTACGTTGATGTGACATCTCTAAGTCGCATCGGGTGCTTCTCTGGAGATTGGGTCAGGATCGAAGCCGCAGAAGAACCTCCTGCGAATGGGTTTGGCGCTTTTGGCCTGGGAAGCTTTGGACAAGCTGAGCCTGAACCCGCCAAGTGGCGACCTGTTCGAGTCTACGGACTCCCTGAGGGCTATTCGCAACGTCCCATGACAAGGATTCCCAGTGCTAAACATGGCGAGAGAAGGTTGTCATTTTTTGAATCGCAAATCCAGCGGCCTGCCAGCCCTACTGCCTATGCGTCTCCCATTCTCCTAGCCAATCTCGATGATGCGCCTTACCTCCGTCTTGCGCCTTTGAAGAAAGCGTCATATCAAGGGAAGGGGACAATTCCTAGATTCACTAGCGCAGCCAGACCGCCGTATGCTCGGGATATTACTATCCATCACATTCGAACTCCGATTTCCGCAGAACGTGCTTTCCAAACCGCCGTTCTGGGTGGCTTGAAGCGTTACTTCGCGCAGAAAATCCGCCTCGTTCGAAGCGGAGATCTCATTGCTGTCCCAGTTGACGCTGAGCTCGGCCGTACGCTACAGGAGATGCCCGGCGCCGGAGGATCTGAAGTGGACGATGTGATGGCGCTGACTGTTGGTGGCCAGGAGACTGGAAAACAGCCTTCCAAGTTTGACAGTGTTGCGTGGTTCAAAGTTGGACATATCCAAATCCAAAAgtctgatgaagatgaggacgGAAGTGCTGAGGCTTTCTGGGGATCAGTTGCCTGCATCGATAGCTCGTCTGTTGCTATGCATGGCTCGGGCTTTGAAACAAGCCGAATCCCTGGTATCAAGCAAAGCACATGGCAGTATTACCTCGGCCTGAAGAAAACACCCAAGAAGCCATCGGAAACAACCCCAGCCCCTATTCAAGAGCCTGAACTGTCCTATGTGTCACCTCTCAGGCGTCAGCTGAGGGAACTGATCGCAGCTGCTACGAGCGCCAGGGCAATCCATCTGAAGATGCCTCCCGTTGCGGTTTTATTGACTTCCACGCATCGAAATATTGGAAAGTCCACTCTAGCGTCAGGTGCTTGTTCTGATATGGGTCTACATACCTATACCATAGACGCTTACGATATTCTCAGCGAAGGAAGCGGCAGCGGAAGCGATGTAAAGACAGAAGGTTTCCTCAGGACAAGGGCAGAGCGAGCTATGAGTTGTGGCTCTGACTGCTGCGCTCTGCTGGTACAGCATATCGAGGCTCTCACTGCTGATCGTATTGAAGCGACAATCAAAGAAATCCTTGAAGATACTCGAGTTCTGATTGCTACAACGAACGAGGTCGACAAGGTACCTGATGGAGTTAGAGCATTGTTCACGCACGAGTTGGAAATGACTGCCCCCGATGAAGCAGAGCGTGAATCGATTCTCAAAACTATCATAAGCGACAGGGGTGTCAGCCTTGAGCCGTCTATTGACCTCAACTCGATCGCCCTTAAGACTGCTGCGCTGGTGGCTGGCGACTTGGTCGACGTGGTTGAGCGTGCGTCTATCGCTCAGCAATCACGACTGGAACAACTATCGGCGAAGAATACGCACGATAACACGATAATAACTGTGCGTGATGTACAGGTTGCAGGTGGGCCTCTCGCCCGCTGTCTGACGAAGAGTGATTTTGAGATTGCCGTTGAAGCGGCTCGCAAGAACTTCTCTGACTCTATCGGCGCGCCCAAGATTCCCAACGTTACCTGGGACGATGTTGGTGGTCTGAACAATGTTAAGGAGGCTGTTACCGAGACTATCCAACTACCACTTGAACGCCCCGAGCTTTTTGCAAAGGGTATGAAAAAGCGATCGGGTATTCTCTTTTATGGCCCTCCCGGAACCGGAAAGACATTGTTGGCCAAAGCAATCGCTACAGAATACAGtctcaacttcttcagcGTCAAGGGACCTGAGCTGCTTAACATGTACATTGGTGAGTCTGAAGCCAACGTTCGACGTGTGTTCCAGCGTGCTCGCGATGCTCGACCCTGTGTCGTCTTCTTCGATGAGCTGGATTCCGTGGCTCCTAAGCGTGGCAACCAAGGAGACAGTGGTGGTGTTATGGACCGTATCGTTTCCCAGCTTCTAGCGGAGCTGGATGGTATGTCTGGAGGGGACGATGGAGGCGGTGGTGTTTTCGTCGTTGGTGCCACCAACAGACCTGATCTTTTGGATCCTGCCCTTCTCCGTCCTGGTCGCTTCGACAAGATGCTTTACCTGGGTGTTTCCGACACCAACGATAAGCAGCAAACCATTCTAGAAGCACTTACCAGAAA ATTCACCCTTCACCCGTCTGTTTCCCTTGCATCTGTGGCCGAGAAACTCCCGTTCACATATACTGGTGCCGATTTCTATGCTTTATGCAGTGATGCAATGCTCAAGGCTGTTACACGCCAGGCCACAGCAGTAGACAACAAGATCCGCGCTATCAACGCTGACCCAGAAACTCATCACCCTATTTCAACAGCCTATTATTTTGACCATTACGCTACCCCAGAGGACATCGCCGTCATGGTCCAGGAACAAGACTTCCTTGCTGCCAACGATGAGCTTATTCCTAGTGTCAGCGCTGGCGAATTGGCTCATTATGAGCATGTCAGGGCTACTTTCGAGGGAGTTCGAGAAAAAGAGAAGGATGATAAACCTGCCCCAGTTCAACGGGCCGTGTCAGGAGCATCGACTTCGTCCAAGGGTAAGGGGAAGGCGGTCGCATCAGGATCCAGTAagggcaaaggcaaagggaT